Proteins encoded by one window of Filimonas effusa:
- a CDS encoding MBL fold metallo-hydrolase — translation MIKVDAFTLNPFQENTYVLSNEKGEALIIDPGCYFSAEQDTIKSFIDESGLRPVQLLNTHCHLDHVFGNKWAAATWNLELYIHPEEEKMLKMAPESGARYGLTFDNYVGPVHFIAPGQEIVLGDDRLEILLAPGHSPGSLCFYSREQGFLIGGDVLFHESIGRSDLPFGNHEQLINSITTQLWPLPDETVVYPGHGPSTTIGHEKKHNPFL, via the coding sequence ATGATTAAGGTTGACGCATTTACATTAAACCCCTTCCAGGAAAATACGTACGTATTATCGAACGAAAAAGGTGAAGCCCTTATTATAGATCCCGGATGTTACTTTTCCGCTGAACAGGATACAATAAAAAGTTTTATAGACGAATCGGGCTTACGTCCGGTTCAACTGCTTAACACCCATTGCCACCTGGACCATGTGTTTGGCAACAAGTGGGCAGCAGCCACCTGGAACCTGGAATTGTATATTCATCCCGAAGAGGAAAAGATGCTGAAGATGGCCCCGGAATCGGGCGCCAGGTACGGTTTGACCTTCGACAATTACGTTGGTCCGGTGCATTTTATAGCGCCTGGCCAGGAAATAGTGTTGGGTGACGACAGGCTGGAAATACTGCTGGCACCCGGTCACTCTCCGGGCAGTCTTTGTTTTTACAGCCGTGAACAAGGCTTTCTCATTGGCGGTGATGTTCTTTTTCATGAAAGTATCGGGCGCAGTGATCTTCCTTTCGGTAATCATGAGCAGCTCATCAACAGCATTACGACGCAGCTTTGGCCGCTACCTGATGAAACGGTAGTATATCCCGGGCACGGGCCTTCTACTACCATAGGTCATGAAAAGAAGCATAACCCGTTTTTGTAA
- a CDS encoding TolB-like translocation protein: MLPFLTVAQVNSVTFGKNKLQYKKYNWKFYQTPNFNTYFNQGGLELGKFAAQVAEDELASIEDAVEYSLQRRANLIIYNTYDDYKTSNIGGELDVQNAGGLTKLVNNKVILYYDGNHNNFRRQVREGIARILVDNILFGDDIGEIASNQALLDLPKWLTDGYVSYIAEPWNAEKDDQLRDIMLSSKYKNFYQFAFDKPLVAGHSFWYYISERYKKENVTYFLYLARLYKNLNTASQRIAKKKFKEVLKDFMTYEEDKYIKDLKQRRNAPRGRLGIVEDVAKKDVYKFQPNPNPRNNSYAVVQFKKGHYSVKFVDGNYDEHILLGYGVKTYAGDINPNYPILAWDGKGSRLLVIYWREGKTYMFVYDAVARIKRFKQEIKGFEQILDAGFMLDANTLLLSAVKNGHSDIFSYRIDNERVKQITNDIYDDLDPTFVSFPNRSGIIFASNRPLGDYTSSDTVLPSRNKFNIFLVDINNQSEFKQITRLTNMKFGDARFPMQYNTNHFTFVSDENGIKNRWAGFFSTARDGLDTLYQIGDEILRNPSNKEIDSTLNAWQKSEPDSISYFQVFKDSTYTFPITNYQSNLLETRIAGNNGQVSEVRREGDLKFLYKLRVDSATLRKRNVTARPTDYMKKRMQEDRVSEERTIIQPTPRPATDPKNNVFQNEFEEERPARPVTPPAGGVTTPAAPVAKSTPVATMKESVLQKAGLFNYKYKFSSDYVLAGISNNILINRFQPYQGGALPVQLNNGSDFNWSLRVGVSDLMEDIKIAGGFRFGNNLSDKDVFMTFENLRRRLDWGLTYFRSTTEDYYGMYKGSSAGLNFFKNKLFTNLYQVNLSYPLDEVRSIRANVGYRTDRLAIRPFSIFDGQPVQEGLAIPDTVAKTLVSHLEFVYDNTINPAQNIWNGLRYKVYGDFYKSISKSTPETGTNVFNVGFDARHYLKIYRNFIWAVRAAGDFSFGNQKIIYYLGGVDGWLGPKYNQYPAPAADQNYVYQSLAVNMRGFKQNIANGNNAVVMNSELRLPVFSTLFSKPINSAFIRNFQLVQFFDLGTAWAGGFKNIERPTSYFVTMRDDPQLGQVPEEGNPLTVKLRAGGIGPFAGGYGFGARTTVLGYFLKFDLGYPMGTLFKNPVYYFALGLDF, translated from the coding sequence TTGCTTCCATTCCTTACTGTAGCGCAGGTAAACTCTGTTACATTTGGTAAGAACAAGCTGCAGTACAAAAAATACAACTGGAAGTTTTACCAGACCCCAAATTTCAACACCTACTTTAACCAGGGCGGCCTGGAACTGGGCAAATTTGCTGCCCAGGTAGCTGAAGATGAACTGGCTTCCATTGAAGACGCAGTGGAATATTCCCTGCAACGAAGGGCAAACCTCATTATCTACAACACCTACGACGATTACAAAACCAGTAATATCGGCGGTGAACTGGACGTCCAGAACGCCGGGGGGCTCACCAAACTCGTGAACAATAAGGTCATCCTCTACTACGATGGTAACCACAATAACTTCCGCCGCCAGGTCCGCGAAGGCATCGCCAGAATCCTCGTCGATAATATCCTCTTTGGCGACGATATCGGCGAAATCGCCAGCAACCAGGCACTCCTCGATCTCCCTAAATGGCTTACAGACGGCTACGTTTCCTATATCGCCGAACCCTGGAACGCCGAAAAAGACGACCAGCTGAGAGATATCATGCTCAGCTCCAAATACAAGAACTTCTACCAGTTCGCATTCGACAAACCTTTAGTGGCAGGCCACTCATTCTGGTATTATATCTCCGAGCGATATAAAAAAGAGAACGTAACCTACTTCCTCTACCTCGCCCGCTTGTATAAAAACCTCAACACAGCTTCCCAGCGCATCGCGAAAAAGAAATTCAAGGAAGTCCTGAAAGACTTCATGACATATGAGGAAGATAAATACATCAAAGACCTCAAACAGCGCCGCAATGCCCCAAGAGGACGGCTGGGAATAGTGGAAGATGTAGCAAAAAAAGATGTGTACAAATTTCAGCCTAATCCCAACCCGCGCAATAACTCCTACGCAGTGGTCCAGTTCAAAAAAGGACATTACAGCGTGAAGTTCGTCGATGGTAACTACGATGAACATATCCTGCTCGGCTACGGCGTTAAAACCTATGCCGGCGACATCAATCCCAATTACCCCATCCTCGCATGGGATGGTAAAGGATCCCGCCTGCTCGTAATTTACTGGCGCGAAGGCAAAACATATATGTTCGTTTACGACGCGGTAGCCCGTATCAAACGCTTTAAACAGGAGATCAAAGGCTTTGAACAGATCCTCGACGCAGGTTTTATGCTCGACGCCAATACCCTGCTCCTCAGCGCCGTTAAAAACGGCCATAGCGATATCTTCTCCTACCGCATCGATAACGAAAGGGTGAAACAAATCACCAACGATATCTACGACGATCTCGATCCTACATTCGTTTCGTTCCCTAACCGCTCAGGTATCATCTTCGCTTCAAACAGGCCACTGGGCGATTACACCAGCTCCGATACCGTCCTGCCCAGCAGGAATAAGTTTAATATCTTCCTCGTCGACATCAACAACCAGAGCGAGTTTAAACAAATTACCCGCCTCACAAATATGAAGTTCGGCGACGCACGTTTCCCCATGCAGTATAATACCAACCACTTTACATTCGTAAGTGACGAAAATGGTATCAAAAACCGCTGGGCAGGATTCTTCTCTACCGCAAGAGACGGACTCGATACGCTCTACCAGATAGGCGACGAGATCCTCCGCAACCCAAGCAACAAGGAAATCGACTCAACACTTAACGCATGGCAGAAGTCCGAACCCGATAGCATTAGCTATTTCCAGGTGTTCAAAGACTCTACCTATACTTTCCCCATCACCAACTACCAGAGCAACCTGCTCGAAACCCGCATAGCCGGCAACAACGGACAGGTGAGCGAAGTACGACGGGAAGGCGACCTCAAATTCCTGTATAAATTACGTGTCGACTCGGCAACACTGCGGAAACGGAATGTTACTGCCCGCCCAACAGATTATATGAAAAAAAGGATGCAGGAAGACAGGGTGAGCGAAGAACGTACTATCATCCAGCCTACGCCAAGACCCGCAACCGATCCTAAAAACAACGTCTTCCAGAACGAATTCGAAGAAGAACGCCCCGCACGCCCGGTTACACCACCGGCAGGCGGCGTAACCACGCCCGCAGCGCCAGTGGCTAAATCAACGCCCGTGGCAACCATGAAGGAATCGGTCTTGCAAAAAGCAGGTTTGTTCAACTATAAGTATAAGTTCAGCTCCGACTACGTATTGGCCGGTATCTCTAATAATATCCTTATCAACCGCTTCCAGCCTTACCAGGGCGGCGCATTACCCGTTCAGCTCAACAACGGCTCCGACTTTAACTGGTCACTCCGCGTAGGCGTAAGCGATCTCATGGAAGATATTAAGATCGCCGGCGGCTTCCGCTTCGGTAACAACCTGTCCGACAAAGACGTGTTCATGACCTTCGAAAACCTGAGAAGACGCCTCGACTGGGGACTTACCTATTTCCGCAGTACAACCGAAGACTATTATGGTATGTACAAAGGATCTTCCGCAGGTCTTAATTTCTTTAAGAATAAGTTGTTTACCAACCTCTACCAGGTGAACCTTTCCTATCCGCTGGATGAGGTAAGAAGCATAAGGGCCAATGTCGGCTACCGTACCGACCGCCTGGCCATCAGGCCTTTCAGCATCTTCGACGGCCAGCCCGTACAGGAAGGATTGGCAATCCCCGATACCGTTGCCAAAACCCTGGTAAGCCACCTCGAATTCGTTTACGATAATACCATCAACCCTGCACAGAACATCTGGAACGGTCTCCGTTACAAGGTCTATGGCGATTTTTATAAATCTATCAGTAAGTCCACACCCGAAACAGGTACCAATGTCTTCAACGTGGGTTTCGATGCGCGCCACTACCTCAAGATCTACCGCAACTTCATCTGGGCGGTGCGTGCAGCAGGCGACTTCTCTTTTGGCAACCAGAAGATCATTTATTACCTGGGTGGTGTCGACGGCTGGCTCGGACCCAAATACAACCAGTATCCCGCACCTGCCGCAGACCAGAACTACGTTTACCAGTCGCTGGCAGTGAACATGCGTGGCTTTAAACAAAACATTGCCAATGGTAATAATGCTGTCGTAATGAACAGTGAACTGCGCCTGCCTGTCTTTAGCACTTTATTCAGTAAACCTATCAATAGCGCATTCATCCGCAACTTCCAGCTGGTGCAGTTCTTCGACCTGGGTACCGCCTGGGCGGGAGGTTTCAAGAATATCGAACGCCCAACCTCGTACTTCGTCACCATGCGCGACGACCCCCAATTAGGACAAGTGCCTGAAGAAGGTAACCCGCTTACCGTAAAACTGCGTGCCGGGGGTATTGGCCCGTTTGCCGGCGGTTACGGCTTCGGCGCCAGAACTACAGTGCTCGGGTACTTCCTGAAATTCGACCTGGGATACCCCATGGGCACCCTGTTTAAGAACCCTGTGTACTATTTTGCACTCGGACTTGACTTTTAA